The Synechocystis sp. PCC 6714 genome includes the window AAAAGGAAGCGGTATCAGACAATGGCGGGGGTTGACAACAGTGTTACTCAACGTTGCTCAAAAGTTAGCAAAGTTAAACCTAAGCCCACCAGGGATCTTCGTTGGTGCGGAAATCGGTTTCGGTCCAGGGACTCAGCACTAATTTATCGTCGTCGGTAACGGTGGCATGGGCCAAAGCCAAAGATAGGGGCGCCGGGCCACGGACCACTTTTCCTTCCGCGTTATATTGGGAACCGTGGCAGGGACACATAAACTTATTTTCGCTGGCATTCCAGGGCACCACACAGCCCAAATGGGTACACACAGCATTGATACCGTAGTTGGCAATCGTTTCATCACCCTGTACTACGATGTAGGTGGGGTCACCTTTCAGACCCTGGGCCAACACCCGATCGCCAGAGTTGTGGGAAGCTAAAAATTCCGTAACTTTAACATCATTACCAAGGGCATCTTTGGCCGTTACTCCACCCCCGGCCCCACCACTGGAAGGGGGAATCAAATATTTTACTGCTGGATAGAGGGCTCCGGCCGCCACCCCAGTAATCGTACCAAAGGTCAATAAGTTCATAAACTGACGTCGGCCCAAATCGGGGACATCAGGGGAGCCAGAAATCTGTGTCATAATGAACCGTCTAAATTTAAGGATTTTTACTAACATTCACCGGAGTAGCCCCGGCAACATCTTCACAGAGAAGCAGATTGGCCAAGCCATCCCTCCCCAGGGATTTGCAATAAAAAATGTAACAAGTCCTGTCCGATTATGACAGAAAACGCACCAGCCTATCCAGACAAGGCTTTGGGCTATATTTACCCCCGATCGCCCAGTGGGATTCAGGCATCAGCAGAGGATTTCTAGTCCCGGTGTCCGGTGGATGGGGT containing:
- the petC gene encoding cytochrome b6-f complex iron-sulfur subunit → MTQISGSPDVPDLGRRQFMNLLTFGTITGVAAGALYPAVKYLIPPSSGGAGGGVTAKDALGNDVKVTEFLASHNSGDRVLAQGLKGDPTYIVVQGDETIANYGINAVCTHLGCVVPWNASENKFMCPCHGSQYNAEGKVVRGPAPLSLALAHATVTDDDKLVLSPWTETDFRTNEDPWWA